A genomic window from Centroberyx gerrardi isolate f3 chromosome 14, fCenGer3.hap1.cur.20231027, whole genome shotgun sequence includes:
- the lhfpl5b gene encoding LHFPL tetraspan subfamily member 5b — protein sequence MDNLLPAQEAAKIYHTNYVRNSRAIGVMWAIFTICFTIIIITVFIQPYWIGDSVNTPQAGYFGLFRYCIGNALTSELICKGSVLDFGSIPSGAFQTAMFFVGTAMLLIVGTMVCFSLFFFCNAGNVYKICGWMQLASAVLIVMGCLIYPDGWDSPEVKRMCGQRTDKYSLGNCTVRWAYILAIISVLDALLLAFLAFTLGNRQDKLLPDDFEVEGAGEG from the exons ATGGATAACCTGTTGCCGGCCCAGGAGGCTGCCAAAATCTACCACACCAACTATGTGAGAAACTCTCGAGCCATCGGCGTCATGTGGGCCATCTTCACGATCTGCTTCACCATAATCATCATCACGGTCTTCATACAGCCCTACTGGATCGGGGACAGCGTCAACACCCCGCAGGCCGGATACTTCGGCCTGTTCCGCTACTGCATCGGCAACGCGCTGACCTCGGAGCTGATCTGTAAAGGCAGCGTGCTGGACTTCGGCTCCATCCCGTCCGGAGCCTTCCAGACTGCCATGTTCTTTGTCGGGACCGCCATGCTGCTGATCGTGGGCACCATGGTCTGCTTCAGTCTGTTCTTCTTCTGCAACGCGGGGAACGTGTACAAAATTTGTGGTTGGATGCAGCTGGCCTCAG CTGTGTTGATAGTGATGGGATGTTTGATCTACCCGGATGGCTGGGACTCCCCGGAGGTGAAGAGGATGTGCGGCCAGAGGACAGACAAGTACAGCCTGGGGAACTGCACGGTGCGCTGGGCCTACATCCTGGCCATCATCAGCGTCCTGGACGCCCTGCTCCTGGCGTTTCTCGCCTTCACCCTCGGCAACCGACAGGACAAGCTGCTACCTGATGACTTTGAGGTGGAGGGAGCAGGTGAGGGTTAG